In the genome of Candidatus Effluviviaceae Genus I sp., the window CCCCTTGTCGGTGAACGGGTGCTTGAACATCTTCTCGAACACGTCGTAGGGGATCGTCACGATGTCCGCGCCGGCCAGCGCGGACTCCACGACATGGAGCGGATGCCTGACGCTCGCCACGATGACCTCGGTGTCGTACCCGTAGTTGTCGTAGATGGTGAGGATCTCGCGCACGACGTCCATGCCGATGTGCCCGGCGTCGTCGAGCCGGCCGATGAACGGGCTCACGAAGGTCGCGCCCGCCTTCGCGGCGAGGAGGGCCTGGTTGGAGGAGAACACGAGCGTGCAGTTCGTCCGGATGCCGATCTCCGCCAGCTCCCAGATCGCCTTCACGCCTTCCTTGATCATCGGGACCTTCACGACGACGTTGTCGTGGATGCGCGCGAGCTTCTTCGCCTCTTCGACCATGCCCGCCGCGTCCGTGCTCACGACCTCCGCGCTCACGGGGCCGTGCACGAGCTCGCAGATCTGGCGAACGATGTCCTCGAACTGCCCTTGCTCGCGGGCGATCAGCGTGGGGTTCGTCGTGACGCCGTCGACGAGGCCGAGCGACGCCGCTTCCTTGATGTGCTGGATGTTCGC includes:
- the fsa gene encoding fructose-6-phosphate aldolase, yielding MKIFLDTANIQHIKEAASLGLVDGVTTNPTLIAREQGQFEDIVRQICELVHGPVSAEVVSTDAAGMVEEAKKLARIHDNVVVKVPMIKEGVKAIWELAEIGIRTNCTLVFSSNQALLAAKAGATFVSPFIGRLDDAGHIGMDVVREILTIYDNYGYDTEVIVASVRHPLHVVESALAGADIVTIPYDVFEKMFKHPFTDKGLAAFLADWEKTKGR